CTTACTTCTGTGTGTTCTTCAGATAATTTGCCTTCCTGCATCTGGTCATTGCTGGATTTCTCTACTTGGTAAGCGTCAACTGTAACCACAAACTGCTCTTCCGTTAAAAAAACAACTTCTGTGTGGCTAGCCTTGAACTTGCCGTCTTCTTCTTGTGATTCGTTGGTCTCTGGCTGGGAATCTTCATGTGTGTAGTCGTTATCTTTGCTCTCACCTGACTGTTCTTGTATTTCACAGGTAGTTGTTTCATTGTGAGATTCACTTGCTGCTTTAAAATGTGTCTCTTTAATGATCCCACTCAATTCTTCTGATCCTAGACTATCCCTCAGGATATCATCAGCAATGGATATACATAACTTGATCACTGATGCACTTTGTTCTGTTCCGTCAagttctttattatttatttcatcaCTTTCTTTGGAAATTGTTTGGAGTAATCCATCTTCTTGCAGCTGATCAGTGCTGGACCCTTCTATCTGAGAAGCTTCATTAGGGACCTCAAATTGCGTCTCAGAAACAAGCTGTTCTTTGGTTATATTTTCTGCTTCTAAGCAAACAGTATTGACTTCATTGTcatgtccttgtgatttgctggtCTCTGTTAATGAAACCTCAAATATGTGGTCATCATTGTTCTCCCCAGGTGTGTGTTCTTGTTGTTCCTCCACTTCACACATGGAAGTTGCCCTGTATGATTTACTCTCTTGTAGTAAACCTGCTTCTGTAAGGACCTCTGTGTGATCTTCAGATCCTATAACGTCACTTATCTGGGCATCTTCAGAAAATGATGTACGTATTTCATTCTCTAATGCACTTAGCTCTTTTTCATACAATTCTTTGGGCCGTAAGTTATCACTGTCTCTGAAAACTGGTTCTCTAAGTAATTCTTCTTTCAACTGATCATTGCTGGATCCCTCTTCTGGGCAAGGTATATCTGTGACCACAGACTGCTCTACAGTTAGAAATTCTATGTCTACATGACCAATCTTTTCTTTGCTATCCTCTCCTTGTAATTCACTGACATCTTGCTGGAGATCTATGTTTGTATAGTCAGAATTTTGCTTGACAGCCATGTGGTCTTGTACTTCACAGGTAATTGATTCATTATGAGATTCACTTTCTGATTTTAAATTTACATCTTTAGAGACCCCACTGAATTCTTCTGACACCAGATCCTCTTTTATCAAGCCATCTTCAACAATTAATGGACACATCTCAACCATTGATGTGTTTTGCTCCGTTTCATACAGTTCTTGGTGTCTTACGTCATCAATATATCTGGAAATTGGTTGTTCTTGTAATCTGTCTTCTTGCAACTGGTCGTTGCCGGATACCTCTGTCAAAGAGTCTTCATTATGGACCAACAACGGCTCTTCAGCTACCAACTGCTCTTCACTTAAAAATTCTACTTCTATATGCCCAATCTTGACTTTGCTATCTTCTTCTTGTGGTCCATTTGTTGTAGAACCATCATTGGTAGAGACCCCACTGAATTCTTCTGACACCAGATCCTCTTTTATCAAGCCATCTTCAACAATTAATGGACACATCTCAACCTTTGATGTGTTTTGCTCCGTTTCATACAGTTCTTGGTGTCTTACGTCATCAATATATCTGGAAATTGGTTGTTCTTGTAATCTGTCTTCTTGCAACTGGTCATTGCCGGATACCTCTGTCAAAGAGTCTTCATTATGGACCAACAATGGCTCTTCAGCTACCAACTGCTCTTCACTTAAAAATTCTACTTCTATATGCCCAATCTTGACTTTGCTATCTTCTTCTTGTGATCCCTTTGTTGTAGAACCATCATTGGTAATCACCAATTGCTGCTCAGCTACTAACTGCTCTTCTTCTATGTGATCAATTTTGACTCTACTAACTTCTTCTTGTGATTCCCTGGCATCCAACTGGCTTTCTTCATGAGTGTAGTCTTTATTTTGCTTTTCAGATCTTTGTTCTTGTATTTCATAGGTAGTTGTTTCATTAAGGGATATACTTTCTGTTTTAAAATCAGCATCTTTAATGACCTGGCTGCATTGTTCTGACATCAAACCCTCTGTTATCAAGACATCCTCAACAACCGATGTTAATGTTTCAATCAATGATGTACTTTGCACTGTTTCAAACAGCTCTTTATGGCATAATTCATCACTGCCTCTGGAATCTGATTGGCCAAGTAATCTATCTTCTTGTAACTGGTCACCGGTGCTTGATCCCTCTATCGGAGAAGCTTCATTATCAACCTTAAATTGCTCTTCAGTTACAAAAGGTTCCTCAGTTACATGTTCTGCATCTAAGTGATCAGTATTGCCTTCACTGTCATCCTCTTGTGATTTTCTGGTCTCTATCTTTGAAACCTCATTTATGTAGTCATTATTTTGCTCCTCAGCTGTGTGGTCTTGCAGTTCTTTTACTTCACCGGTAGATGTGTCACCGTGGGATATGCTCTCTTCTTTCAAACCAGCTTCACTAAAGGATTCTCTGCTTTCTTCTGATACTAGACTATCTCTCAGAACATCATTGACAATGGATGCGCCTATATCATTTGCTGTTGTCCTTGGCTCTGTTTCATGCTGTTTTTCAGGGCTAACTTCATTGCTGTCTCTGAAAACTGTTTTTTTAAGTAATCTGTCTTCTTGTAAATGGTCTTTTGCAGAAGCGTCGTTATCTACTTTAAATTGCCCTTCAGCTACAAGCTGTTCTTTAGTTAAATGTAGAACTTCTAAGTGACCAGAGCTGACTTCACCATCATCTTCTTGTGATTTTCTGGTCTTTATTGATGAATCCTCATATATGCAGTTATGATTTTGTTCCTTGTCTGTGTACTGTTGCAGTTCTTCCTGTTCACAGGTTGATGTTTCACTGTGGGGTTCTTCTTCTGTTATTAAACTCACTTCTCTAAAGACATCTCTTTCCTCTTCTGATACAAAACTATTTTCTATCAGGACTCCCTCAGCAATGGATGTGCATATCTCGCCCGTTAATTTGCTTAGCTCTGTTTCGTGCAATTTTTTAGGGCTCACTTCATTGCTTTCTCCGGGAACCGGTTGACTGGTTGACCTGTCTTCATAGTGCTGGTCATTCCTGGTCCCCTCTGCtgaacacattttatattttaaaacaaactgCTCTTCAgttaaaaattccacttctgtgtGATCAGTCCTGACTTGGGTATCTTCCTCTTGTGATCCTGTAGCATCTGGCTGGAAATGTTCATGTACATAGCCATCATTTTCAATTATAGATGTGTGTTCCTGTACTTCATAGGTCATCATTTCTTTGAGGGATTCACTTTCTGCTCTAAAATTCACATTGAATTCTTCTGACGCTTGACCCTCTCTTTTCAAGATATCCTCAACAATTGATGTACACATCTCTATTACTGATGTGCTTTGTTCTGTTTCAAGTGATTCTTTACGACATACTTCATCAATGTCTCTGAAAACTGGTTGTCCTTGTAATTTGCCTTCTTGCAACTGATCATTGCTGGAAACCTCTATCAAAGAATCTTCTTTATGGACCACCAACTGCTCTTCACTGAAAATGTCTTCTTCTATGTGACCAACCCTGACCTGGATATCTTCTTCTTGTGATTCTCCAGCATTTGGCTGGGAACGTTCATGTATGTAGTCATCATTTTGAATTATAGATGTGTGTTTCTGTACTTCATGGGTCATTAATTCTTTGATGGACTCACTTTCTGCTCTAAAACTCACATCTTTTAAGATATCATTGGATTCTTTTGTCACTTGATCCTCTCCTTTTGGGATATGCTCAACAATTGATGCATGCATCTCTATTACTGATGTGCCTTGTTCTGTTTCAACCAGTTCTTTATACCATACTTCATCACTGTCTCTGAAAACTGGTTGACCTTGTAATCTGCCTTCTTGCAACTGGTCATTGCAGGATACCTCTATCAAAGAATCTTCTTTATGGACCACCAACTGCTCTTCACTGAAAATGTCTTCTTCTATGTGACCAACCCCGACCTGGATATCTTCTTCTTGTGATTCTCCAGCATTTGGCTGGGAATGTTCATGTATGTAATCATCATTTTGAATTATAGATGTGTGTTCCTGTACTTCAAGGGTCATTATTTCTTTGATGGATTCACTTTCTGCTCTAAAACTCACATCTTTTAAGTTATCATTGAATTCTTCTGACACATGATCCTCTCCTTTCGGGATATGCTCAACAATTGATGTATGCATCTCTATTACTGATGTGCCTTGTTCTGTTTCAACCAGTTCTTTATACCATACTTCATCACTGTCTCTGAAAACTGGTTGACCTTGTAATTTGCCTTCTTGCAACTGGTCATTGCAGGATACCTCTATCAAAGAATCTTCTTTATGGACTACCAACTGCTCTTCACTGAAAATGTCTTCTTCTATGTGACCAACCCTGACCTGGATATCTTCTTCTTGTGATTCTCCAGCATTTGGCTGGGAACGTTCATGTATGTAGTCATCATTTTGAATATTAGATGTGTGTTCCTCTACTCCATGGGTCAATATTTCTTTGATGGATtcactttctgctttaaaactCACATCTTTTAGGTTATCATTGAATTCTTCTGACACTTGATCCTCTCCTTTTGGGATATGCTCAACAATTGATGTATGCATCTCTATTACTGATGTGCCTTGTTCTGTTTCAACCAGTTCTTTATACCATACTTCATCACTGTCTCTGAAAACTGGTTGTCCTTGTAATTTGCCTTCTTGCAACTGGTCATTGCAGGATACCTCTATCAAAGAATCTTCTTTATGGACCACCAACTGCTCTTCACTGGAAATGTCTTCTTCTATGTGACCAACCCCGACCTGGATATCGTCTTCTTTTGATTCTCCAGCATTTGGCTGGAAATGTTCATGTATGTAGTCATCATTTTGAATTATAGATGTGTGTTCCTGTACTTCATGGGTCATTATTTCTTTGATAGATTCACTTTCCGTTGTATGGTTCACATCTTTAAAGAAATCATTGAATTCTTCTGAAACTTGATCCTCTTTTTTTAGGATCTCCTCAACAATTGATGTACACATCACCACTACTGATGTGTTTTGCTCTATTGCAACCAGTTCTTCATGGCATACTTCATCACTGTCTCTAAAAACTGGTTGTCCTTGTAATCTGTCTTCTTGCAATTGATCATTGCAGGATATCGCTATCAAAGAGTCTTTATTAAGGACCATTGAATTCCCTTCATCTACAAGCTGCTCGTCGTTTAAAATTTCTACTTCTGTGTGACTATTCTTGACTTTCCTGTCATCTTCTTCTTGTGATTCTCTGTCATCTAACTGGAAATCTTCATGTGTGTAGTCATCATTTTGCTGCACAGTTGTGTGTTCCTGTATTTCGTAGGTAGTTGTTTTGTTGTGGGATTCACTTTGAGCTTTAAAATTAGAATCTTTATATATCTCACTACATTCTTCTGGCACTAAACCCTCTCTTATCAGGACATCCTGAACAATTGATGTACGTACCTCATTCAGCGATGCGCTTTGATCTGGTTCATATGATTCTTCAGGGCATTCTTCACTACCGTCCGTGGGAGCTAGCTGTCTAAATGAGTTGCCATCTTGCATCTGTTCAGTGAAATGTCCTTCTGTCAGAGAAGCTTCATTACCAGAACCATACGGCTCTTCAGCTACCCACTGTTGCTCTGTTAAAAGTTCTACCTCTATGTGACCAGTCTTGACGTTGCTCTCTTCTTCTTGTGGTTTGCTGGTCTCTGGTGGAAAGCCTTCGTGTTTGTAGTCATAACTTTGTTTCTCAGTCATGTTTTCTGGCTGCTCTTCCATTTCATTGGTGGAGGTTTCATTATTGTGTTCACTTTCTCCTTCAAAATGTGCATCTCTGAAGACCTCTTTGTGTTCTTCTGATGGTGGACCATCTCTTAATTCGACATCTCCCGCCAATGAAATACATATTTCATCCACTGACGTGCTTAGCTGTGTTTCATGCAATTTTTCGGGGTATTCATCATCACCGTTTCTGGAAATAAGACTTTTAATTTGTTCTTCCTCTTCTTGTCCAGTAGTGCCCACCAGCTGTTTCTGATCTTCAAATGAAAGACTTTGTAAGGTAATTGGCTGAAAGAGACTTTCTTCATACTGACCATCAGAAGATGGTTCTCCAGTATGTTGTCCACCTTTATAGACTTTATGCTCTGAGTTCCCCAAAGGCTCATTGTCTTCCAGATTTTCAGCCCTACTTGTGAATTCTtcttcatactgggaaatgttaattttacaaccaatcaatattttatttttcaactctAGCGGGTCAGGAGGGTTCACCTGTTCCTGACTAACGATGCTTTGGACATTGTGGGATATGGCCACTGTGTTTTTCGATTCTGTTGACTCAGTCACTTTAGTGCTTAGCTGTGTTTCATGCAATTTTTCGGGGTATTCATCATCACCGTTTCTAGAAACTGGTTCTCTGAGTAATGTGTCGTCAAACTGGACAATGCTGGATCGTGTTTGCTCTTCAAAAGACTTCAGAACATCTTTTGCGTCTGATAAAATGGTTTCGTCTTGAACCTCTTTTCCATCCTCTTCACTTTTGATAATCTTATCAGTTTCCAGTATACTACATTGACCTAAGGTAAGCTCATTCTCAGCTGATGCAGTCTCTGTTATGTCCCTATGGGCTGAATAATGAATTATGTTTTCAAGTTGAGTGTCCTCAGTTGGGTAGTCCTGACCAAGGATTGCCTTTTCCGGAAACAGGTTATCAGTCTTCTTTTGCTCATCTGTGAAATCTTTTGATAAACCAACATTCTTTGTTTCTAATGTGTCACTTGATTGTCTAATATCATCTATAAATTCTTTCACATGTGTGGGGTCACATTCTAGAAGATCTTTCCTTTCTTCTAAAAGGTATTCTACCTGGCGCTTTCCTTCCTCTAAGAAAGAGTCCTCTTTTCTTACAGTCTCTTCCGCGCCATCTGAGGCTGCACGAGATTCATTTTCTGAATCGGTCACCGTTTCTCGCAAAGCATGAGACTCATTTTTATTTTCCGTAAAGAGTTCTGTTTGCTCATTGTTAATATTGGACATATCTCGATTTCCAGAAGACTCGGTTTCAACTGAAAGTGTTTCTTCACTGTGATCCAAATGTTCTTCTGTTGATCTGCTATCTGTTGCAGTCGTAAATGACTCCTCCATTTTGGAATCCACATGCACATGTTGGTCGGTCACGGCTCCCAAGGAATCACATCTCTTATCATGTTCTGCTTGAGCTGAGTAGTTATCATACCACACCGCTCGACTCTTGTTTATTCCATTCGTCGGACCCTCATTTATTCCATTCGTCTCTTCTTCCTCACTGGTTGACTGTCCATCATTATGACTATCATAGCTGCAGGTGGTACCTCCAAGATAGTTCCCTTCTCTTTCTTTGCTTGGAGACTGACCCAAGTCTTTTATTATGTATGAACTTCCTAATTGTTCACGATCTTCTCCTTGTTGCAATTCCCCTTCAAGAATTTCATCACAAACCATCTGAAGTGTATTTCTCGAGGCACGTTCTGATTTTTTGAATAAATCTTCTGTACTTGGAGAAAAATGAACTCTTCTTTTAATCTTTTGTTTTTTGGAAATTTTAGGCTGCCTCTCAGATCCCTTAAATTGATGTTTTTCCTCTTGTTTTTCTGTCAGATGCTCTTCTATACGCTGTACATCTTCCTTGTTGGTAGGTTTTGTTACGTCCTTTGCTGAaacttccttcccttcttcctcAAGATTTCTATCACTTTGTCCAAGCCCCAAAGATTGTGTTTTTATGGTTTCTTCTTCCAAATTGGTTTGTTTATTTTCACTCTGTTCCCATAAAAAGTTGCTTTTTGTTAATGACACATTCACAGATGTCAGATACTCCTCTGTGTACCCTAGGTCTGTGGA
This genomic stretch from Rana temporaria unplaced genomic scaffold, aRanTem1.1, whole genome shotgun sequence harbors:
- the LOC120924224 gene encoding uncharacterized protein LOC120924224 isoform X2 (The sequence of the model RefSeq protein was modified relative to this genomic sequence to represent the inferred CDS: added 73 bases not found in genome assembly) translates to MQEIDLRHRKSDPGGRRDLEHKITEDVHIILHTTAEVTHSCEIKVTESTESKNIVAISHNVQSIVNQEQVNPPDPLELKNKVLIGCEINVSQYEEELTSRAENLEDNEPLGNSEHKVYKGGQHTGEPSSDGQYEESLFQPITLQSLSFEDQKQLVGTTGQEEEEQIKSLMEITTERGEYNITTEQEPQVLEESIDSTVALEFDVDNILDVIENNKKLVTPVDEPESSSSQGGDSRKTWEDLLETANRLAKHCDLFQKVEDQKGSDTLRDLDETLGSMPASILSTDLGYTEEYLTSVNVSLTKSNFLWEQSENKQTNLEEETIKTQSLGLGQSDRNLEEEGKEVSAKDVTKPTNKEDVQRIEEHLTEKQEEKHQFKGSERQPKISKKQKIKRRVHFSPSTEDLFKKSERASRNTLQMVCDEILEGELQQGEDREQLGSSYIIKDLGQSPSKEREGNYLGGTTCSYDSHNDGQSTSEEEETNGINEGPTNGINKSRAVWYDNYSAQAEHDKRCDSLGAVTDQHVHVDSKMEESFTTATDSRSTEEHLDHSEETLSVETESSGNRDMSNINNEQTELFTENKNESHALRETVTDSENESRAASDGAEETVRKEDSFLEEGKRQVEYLLEERKDLLECDPTHVKEFIDDIRQSSDTLETKNVGLSKDFTDEQKKTDNLFPEKAILGQDYPTEDTQLENIIHYSAHRDITETASAENELTLGQCSILETDKIIKSEEDGKEVQDETILSDAKDVLKSFEEQTRSSIVQFDDTLLREPVSRNGDDEYPEKLHETQLSTKVTESTESKNTVAISHNVQSIVSQEQVNPPDPLELKNKILIGCKINISQYEEEFTSRAENLEDNEPLGNSEHKVYKGGQHTGEPSSDGQYEESLFQPITLQSLSFEDQKQLVGTTGQEEEEQIKSLISRNGDDEYPEKLHETQLSTSVDEICISLAGDVELRDGPPSEEHKEVFRDAHFEGESEHNNETSTNEMEEQPENMTEKQSYDYKHEGFPPETSKPQEEESNVKTGHIEVELLTEQQWVAEEPYGSGNEASLTEGHFTEQMQDGNSFRQLAPTDGSEECPEESYEPDQSASLNEVRTSIVQDVLIREGLVPEECSEIYKDSNFKAQSESHNKTTTYEIQEHTTVQQNDDYTHEDFQLDDRESQEEDDRKVKNSHTEVEILNDEQLVDEGNSMVLNKDSLIAISCNDQLQEDRLQGQPVFRDSDEVCHEELVAIEQNTSVVVMCTSIVEEILKKEDQVSEEFNDFFKDVNHTTESESIKEIMTHEVQEHTSIIQNDDYIHEHFQPNAGESKEDDIQVGVGHIEEDISSEEQLVVHKEDSLIEVSCNDQLQEGKLQGQPVFRDSDEVWYKELVETEQGTSVIEMHTSIVEHIPKGEDQVSEEFNDNLKDVSFKAESESIKEILTHGVEEHTSNIQNDDYIHERSQPNAGESQEEDIQVRVGHIEEDIFSEEQLVVHKEDSLIEVSCNDQLQEGKLQGQPVFRDSDEVWYKELVETEQGTSVIEMHTSIVEHIPKGEDHVSEEFNDNLKDVSFRAESESIKEIMTLEVQEHTSIIQNDDYIHEHSQPNAGESQEEDIQVGVGHIEEDIFSEEQLVVHKEDSLIEVSCNDQLQEGRLQGQPVFRDSDEVWYKELVETEQGTSVIEMHASIVEHIPKGEDQVTKESNDILKDVSFRAESESIKELMTHEVQKHTSIIQNDDYIHERSQPNAGESQEEDIQVRVGHIEEDIFSEEQLVVHKEDSLIEVSSNDQLQEGKLQGQPVFRDIDEVCRKESLETEQSTSVIEMCTSIVEDILKREGQASEEFNVNFRAESESLKEMMTYEVQEHTSIIENDGYVHEHFQPDATGSQEEDTQVRTDHTEVEFLTEEQFVLKYKMCSAEGTRNDQHYEDRSTSQPVPGESNEVSPKKLHETELSKLTGEICTSIAEGVLIENSFVSEEERDVFREVSLITEEEPHSETSTCEQEELQQYTDKEQNHNCIYEDSSIKTRKSQEDDGEVSSGHLEVLHLTKEQLVAEGQFKVDNDASAKDHLQEDRLLKKTVFRDSNEVSPEKQHETEPRTTANDIGASIVNDVLRDSLVSEESRESFSEAGLKEESISHGDTSTGEVKELQDHTAEEQNNDYINEVSKIETRKSQEDDSEGNTDHLDAEHVTEEPFVTEEQFKVDNEASPIEGSSTGDQLQEDRLLGQSDSRGSDELCHKELFETVQSTSLIETLTSVVEDVLITEGLMSEQCSQVIKDADFKTESISLNETTTYEIQEQRSEKQNKDYTHEESQLDARESQEEVSRVKIDHIEEEQLVAEQQLVITNDGSTTKGSQEEDSKVKIGHIEVEFLSEEQLVAEEPLLVHNEDSLTEVSGNDQLQEDRLQEQPISRYIDDVRHQELYETEQNTSMVEMCPLIVEDGLIKEDLVSEEFSGVSKDVNLKSESESHNESITCEVQDHMAVKQNSDYTNIDLQQDVSELQGEDSKEKIGHVDIEFLTVEQSVVTDIPCPEEGSSNDQLKEELLREPVFRDSDNLRPKELYEKELSALENEIRTSFSEDAQISDVIGSEDHTEVLTEAGLLQESKSYRATSMCEVEEQQEHTPGENNDDHIFEVSLTETSKSQGHDNEVNTVCLEAENITKEQLVSETQFEVPNEASQIEGSSTDQLQEDGLLQTISKESDEINNKELDGTEQSASVIKLCISIADDILRDSLGSEELSGIIKETHFKAASESHNETTTCEIQEQSGESKDNDYTHEDSQPETNESQEEDGKFKASHTEVVFLTEEQFVVTVDAYQVEKSSNDQMQEGKLSEEHTEVSLKTENKSDSEMSTCEVEDLQEHTTEEHNDNYLCEDFQIETSKSQEEEDSKAKIAPTEVEFVPKEQFVFEEEFVLKNAFLTDEDRDLTEEKHDFSNDTNKAFIKVIEKNEPQLEQDNKKLLKESYEDEGFSHQATNAVAQNTSTGQTLVLDTTAEQENQFDKIFQSPEKELDLLSDINSTIYSSLLDQSISVSSEGTGATLDTQKMESELYASHITASNLDSVLEVAELADFEVENVSKSPKELDLLSEIQCMLSPDHTVLRFPELVDDLNGKVAVSSEGQSSAYAEEQASEISKDLGSSSGSLLEDPTDNWRSTSESNDLLLEIQSVITADRDIKTENFSSSVKLVESDVRVEEEDEKASHLTSGNSVYETEEYVRLETSTVEEEVDNEQKVISIENLGLTVEPSQVEDDVSQHDSLFGTVVINTSVLEEAVNVDIINTSTDGDIFLTRELCGPEIDSKSLTQTGLIKVDINKVQSSTDEETTTIYLNEVDYENREHGIEEEYPPTRQTSCHADITRGQEKTLVDETGMSNEPVVQEEDDLDTKVPFHSFLDVSAQKSRILLLRKTSVRRRPGQRPVMFQEELADPSAIPPLNMEVTPDPESSSYPTEEATEMSDTSGPLLHRKSSIRRRGQRPASFQEELAPPPLNMGMPPAPESSYPTEEATETRNASEPLLRRKSTIRRRGPRPVTFEGEPSLPLITSAESPHPTEEPRNESTISEQILHGKSSIHQGQHPVAFEDEPVEASPPVIMPQKMQVPHFSGGIPILSPAVAPRPEFLHPAEEPRDEGTTSEPMLRRKSSVRRSKGKQPVTSEEQHIEPPLPVTAPLRMGVALFPGVPAHVTPAPAPSHPKEESREEKTASEELIKPKKGFLKHAGFGGAHPGMMQELQARLHKKKPKE